One stretch of Chryseobacterium fluminis DNA includes these proteins:
- a CDS encoding MerR family transcriptional regulator, protein MKINLPDKLYYSIGEVAKAFDVNTSLIRYWEQEFPIIKPKKNKKGNRYFTPEDIKNLQMIYHLVKEKGYTLDGARIALTTNSKISETVTIIDRLEFIRAELLKLKDSLAEKDTEY, encoded by the coding sequence ATGAAGATAAATTTACCCGACAAACTGTATTATTCAATAGGAGAAGTGGCAAAGGCATTTGATGTAAACACCTCACTGATACGGTATTGGGAACAGGAATTCCCCATTATTAAGCCTAAAAAAAATAAGAAAGGGAACCGGTACTTCACTCCGGAAGACATCAAAAATCTACAGATGATTTATCACCTGGTAAAAGAAAAAGGCTATACCCTCGACGGAGCACGTATCGCACTGACCACCAACAGTAAAATTTCCGAAACAGTAACCATCATAGACCGACTCGAATTCATCAGAGCGGAGCTTTTAAAACTTAAAGATTCTCTGGCTGAAAAAGATACGGAGTATTAA
- a CDS encoding DUF3098 domain-containing protein, with translation MGKKTNKFSAANFGKETTETPQENTFYFGQQNFKWMLIGLAFIVVGFLLMMGSDANTVDGKFDPDSWNDGIFSIRRIRIAPLFVVIGFVIEGYAILKRK, from the coding sequence ATGGGCAAAAAAACAAATAAATTTTCCGCTGCAAATTTTGGTAAGGAAACTACCGAAACTCCACAGGAGAATACATTCTATTTCGGACAGCAAAACTTTAAGTGGATGCTTATTGGTCTTGCATTTATTGTGGTGGGTTTTCTACTCATGATGGGATCTGATGCTAATACCGTAGATGGTAAATTTGATCCGGATTCCTGGAATGACGGTATATTTTCGATCCGAAGAATAAGAATCGCCCCGTTGTTTGTGGTGATCGGATTTGTGATTGAAGGATATGCAATCTTAAAAAGAAAATAA
- a CDS encoding undecaprenyl-diphosphate phosphatase: MDLIEAIIIAIVEGLTEYLPISSTAHMGFTANLMGLPEDEFLKMFQVSIQFGAILSVVVAYWKKFFDFNNLKFYYKLAFAVIPALVLGYLLDDKIEAVLGNQIAISSVLVLGGVVLLFADKWFKNPKINDEKGISVKNAVMIGFWQCLAMMPGTSRSAASIIGGMAQGLTRKAAAEFSFFLAVPTMLAVTVYSVFVKTWGKETGNPQKGYEMIMASQDHITIFIIGNVVAFIVALIAIKAFIGVLNKYGFKPWGWYRIFVGIALLIYFQFFK; the protein is encoded by the coding sequence ATGGATTTAATTGAAGCAATTATTATTGCCATTGTTGAAGGATTAACGGAGTATCTGCCTATTTCTTCAACCGCGCATATGGGATTTACAGCCAATTTAATGGGCTTACCGGAAGATGAATTTTTAAAAATGTTTCAGGTTTCCATACAGTTTGGAGCCATTCTGTCTGTTGTGGTAGCCTATTGGAAAAAATTCTTTGATTTTAATAATCTTAAATTTTATTATAAATTAGCTTTTGCGGTAATTCCTGCGCTGGTATTAGGCTATTTACTGGATGACAAGATCGAAGCGGTTCTGGGAAATCAGATTGCCATTTCATCTGTTTTGGTATTGGGAGGAGTGGTCCTGTTATTTGCAGATAAATGGTTCAAAAACCCTAAAATTAATGATGAAAAGGGAATCTCTGTTAAAAATGCAGTCATGATAGGATTCTGGCAATGTCTCGCGATGATGCCCGGAACCAGCCGAAGCGCAGCCTCCATTATCGGAGGGATGGCCCAGGGACTTACCCGAAAAGCTGCGGCCGAATTTTCATTCTTTCTGGCGGTGCCTACCATGTTGGCGGTTACTGTATACTCGGTTTTTGTAAAAACATGGGGTAAAGAAACCGGAAATCCTCAGAAAGGGTACGAAATGATTATGGCTTCACAGGATCATATCACGATTTTCATCATAGGAAATGTGGTAGCTTTCATTGTGGCTTTAATTGCGATCAAGGCCTTTATCGGAGTGCTGAACAAATATGGTTTCAAACCTTGGGGATGGTATCGTATTTTTGTAGGTATTGCCCTTTTAATTTACTTTCAGTTTTTTAAATAG
- a CDS encoding cell division protein FtsX, with the protein MAKSVDEFNKKRLRSSNITVVISIALVLFLLGLMGLILINAQKYSDYIKEQLVVNAYFDENYDAKDSLKIAKMEAETFKEVQTLAPVKKATYITREMAAKEAKKSMGIDSDALFEENIFPSSIEIALKPEFVDPAKINQAIKAIKSVPGIIDVKNDSTLMVDVYNNLSRILKWILGFSILFLVLAVVLINNSIRLKIFSKRFIIKTMQLVGAKRRFILKPFITEAVILGAIGSGIGLLALCGIWYYFTSQIGSAFVQDNQQYVWLVILVFGVGIFISVLSTIVATWRFLRSNVDDLYYS; encoded by the coding sequence ATGGCTAAATCTGTAGATGAATTTAATAAGAAAAGGCTTAGGTCTAGCAATATTACTGTAGTAATAAGTATCGCCTTAGTGTTATTTTTGTTGGGATTAATGGGACTTATTTTAATTAATGCCCAGAAATATTCCGACTATATCAAAGAACAGCTGGTCGTGAATGCCTACTTTGATGAGAACTATGATGCTAAAGACTCTTTAAAAATTGCTAAAATGGAGGCCGAGACCTTTAAAGAGGTACAGACTTTAGCTCCGGTAAAAAAAGCTACTTATATTACACGGGAAATGGCTGCCAAAGAAGCCAAAAAAAGTATGGGAATCGATAGTGATGCCCTTTTTGAAGAAAATATATTCCCGTCTTCTATAGAAATTGCATTAAAACCTGAATTTGTAGACCCTGCCAAAATTAATCAGGCGATCAAAGCGATTAAATCTGTTCCCGGCATCATCGATGTGAAAAATGACAGTACCCTGATGGTAGATGTTTATAACAACCTGAGCAGAATTCTGAAATGGATCCTCGGATTCTCTATTTTATTTCTGGTATTGGCTGTTGTTTTAATTAATAACTCTATCAGGCTGAAGATATTCTCCAAAAGATTTATCATTAAAACCATGCAGCTGGTGGGAGCGAAGAGAAGATTTATCCTTAAGCCGTTCATTACTGAGGCGGTAATTCTGGGAGCCATAGGTTCCGGGATCGGACTTCTGGCTTTATGCGGAATCTGGTATTATTTTACAAGCCAGATCGGTTCAGCATTTGTTCAGGATAATCAGCAGTATGTATGGTTGGTAATCCTGGTATTCGGGGTGGGCATATTTATTTCCGTACTCAGTACCATTGTGGCCACCTGGAGATTCTTAAGATCAAACGTTGACGATTTATACTATTCTTAA
- the truB gene encoding tRNA pseudouridine(55) synthase TruB, whose translation MTAEDLQSGYIFLLDKPLDWTSFQAVNKMKYKLKREFNLPKKFKIGHAGTLDPRATGLLIVCCGKFTKKISEIQDAPKEYWTEIKIGVQTESYDTEKPEILQQDISEITEEHVNKALEKFVGEIEQKPPVFSAIKIDGQRAYNLARAGEDVEMKSRKTTIFYIRDIEINFPLVSFTVGCSKGTYIRSLAHDIGQELGVGAYLTQLRRTKIGDYTIENATDRFLENEFRFENL comes from the coding sequence ATGACAGCTGAAGATCTTCAATCAGGATATATATTTTTATTGGATAAGCCATTGGACTGGACTTCTTTTCAGGCAGTCAATAAGATGAAATATAAGCTCAAACGAGAGTTTAATCTTCCTAAAAAATTTAAAATCGGTCATGCCGGAACTTTAGATCCGCGGGCAACGGGACTTCTTATTGTCTGTTGTGGAAAATTCACCAAAAAAATTTCCGAAATCCAGGATGCACCTAAAGAATACTGGACCGAAATAAAAATCGGCGTTCAGACAGAATCCTATGACACCGAAAAACCTGAAATTCTGCAACAGGACATTTCAGAAATTACTGAGGAACATGTTAACAAAGCCTTAGAAAAATTTGTGGGAGAAATAGAGCAGAAGCCTCCGGTATTTTCAGCGATAAAAATAGATGGACAAAGAGCCTATAATCTGGCAAGGGCAGGAGAGGATGTAGAAATGAAGTCCAGGAAGACCACGATTTTTTATATTAGGGATATTGAGATCAATTTTCCTCTGGTAAGCTTTACCGTAGGATGCTCGAAAGGAACTTACATCCGGAGTCTTGCCCATGATATCGGGCAGGAATTGGGTGTGGGTGCTTATCTTACCCAGTTAAGAAGAACAAAAATAGGAGATTATACCATAGAAAATGCAACAGATCGGTTTTTGGAAAACGAATTCAGATTTGAAAATTTATGA
- a CDS encoding SMP-30/gluconolactonase/LRE family protein, translated as MKNILKISLVGLVFALVNCKSVNYNKMFYDRVKPEKISDQFSFTEGPASDKEGNVYFTDQPNDKIYYWDWKTNKVVEFLDKTGRANGTHFDKDDNLITCSDNNGEIWKISKDKKIQVLVENFEGKRLNGPNDVWNDAHGGMYFTDPLYKRDYWVDFKEEIPNKSLYYRSKEGKVVKLETFTQPNGIIGSEKFKKLFVSDIDAGKTYVYDILGEGKLSEKKLFCEMGSDGMTLDNNGNLYLTGNGVHIFNREGKKAYHIPIDEEWTSNVTFGGENNNILFITATKSVYILPTDVRGVR; from the coding sequence ATGAAGAATATCCTTAAAATAAGTTTAGTTGGTTTGGTTTTCGCATTAGTAAATTGCAAATCAGTAAATTATAACAAAATGTTTTATGACAGAGTAAAACCGGAGAAAATTTCGGATCAGTTTAGTTTTACAGAAGGACCGGCTTCGGATAAGGAAGGAAATGTATATTTTACAGACCAACCGAATGATAAGATTTATTACTGGGACTGGAAAACCAATAAAGTAGTTGAGTTTTTGGATAAAACCGGGAGAGCCAATGGTACCCATTTCGACAAAGATGATAATCTTATTACCTGTTCCGACAATAACGGGGAAATCTGGAAAATATCAAAAGACAAAAAAATTCAGGTTCTCGTAGAAAATTTTGAAGGGAAAAGATTAAATGGTCCTAATGATGTATGGAATGATGCACACGGCGGAATGTATTTCACAGACCCTCTTTACAAGAGAGATTACTGGGTAGATTTCAAAGAGGAAATTCCTAACAAAAGTCTGTATTACAGAAGTAAGGAAGGAAAGGTTGTTAAACTGGAAACTTTCACCCAGCCGAACGGAATTATCGGAAGTGAAAAATTTAAAAAGTTATTCGTTTCAGATATTGATGCCGGAAAGACATACGTCTATGATATCCTGGGTGAAGGGAAGTTGTCCGAGAAGAAACTTTTCTGCGAAATGGGCTCAGACGGAATGACCCTTGACAATAACGGAAATCTGTACCTCACAGGAAACGGCGTTCATATTTTTAATAGGGAGGGAAAGAAAGCGTATCATATTCCGATTGATGAAGAATGGACTTCAAACGTCACTTTCGGTGGAGAGAACAATAATATTTTATTTATTACCGCTACAAAATCAGTGTATATCTTGCCGACAGATGTTAGAGGAGTTCGGTAA
- the ccoG gene encoding cytochrome c oxidase accessory protein CcoG, producing the protein MNIQPDNFKISKIEDEDFRNSVGTMDQAGKRKWVFPRKPKGKYTNYRNYTSYVLLLLFFGLPFIKINKNPFLLFNVIDRKFFISGQPFYLQDFFILALGAVISVIFVMLFTVVFGRIFCGWLCPQTVFMENVFRKIEYWIEGDRNKQMKLDRQEWDAEKIRKRLTKWSVFALMSVIITHFMFMYIVGYEEIFRIMGDGPAEHPLKFLGMIGFAMTFYLVFAWLREQVCTLICPYGRLQGVLIDKQTINVYYDFKRGENRSKWRNHENRKTVGKGDCIDCHQCVIVCPTGIDIRNGQQLECVNCTACIDACDEVMEKVGLPKGLIRYATEAEIENREKFRFTSRMKATAAFLVLLIVLQGFLMYDRGSMEAKFIKPAGSTFFIKNGKITNTFIYTLLNKTNEKKILTIRVLSPDNAEITYFGSDKIVLKGDKMLKGNINITFPEQEIKLSKQNIKIGVFDEKGEMLDSFETVFEGPFRLLL; encoded by the coding sequence ATGAACATACAGCCCGATAATTTCAAAATTTCAAAGATCGAAGATGAAGATTTCAGGAACTCGGTAGGGACAATGGATCAGGCAGGAAAAAGAAAATGGGTTTTTCCCCGGAAGCCAAAAGGAAAATATACCAACTACCGAAATTATACAAGTTATGTGCTGCTGTTGCTATTTTTCGGATTGCCATTTATTAAGATCAATAAGAATCCTTTCCTTTTATTCAATGTTATCGACAGAAAATTTTTCATATCAGGACAACCATTTTATCTTCAGGATTTCTTTATTCTTGCCTTGGGAGCGGTCATTTCTGTGATTTTTGTGATGCTTTTTACGGTGGTTTTCGGAAGAATTTTCTGTGGTTGGCTTTGTCCGCAAACCGTTTTTATGGAAAATGTTTTCAGAAAGATTGAATATTGGATAGAAGGTGACCGAAATAAGCAGATGAAACTTGACCGACAGGAGTGGGATGCAGAAAAAATCAGAAAAAGGCTGACAAAATGGTCAGTTTTTGCGTTGATGTCTGTTATCATCACTCATTTTATGTTCATGTACATCGTTGGCTATGAGGAGATTTTCAGAATAATGGGTGACGGGCCTGCTGAGCATCCGTTGAAATTCTTAGGGATGATCGGGTTTGCCATGACTTTTTATCTTGTATTTGCCTGGCTCCGGGAGCAGGTCTGTACACTGATCTGTCCATACGGAAGACTTCAGGGTGTCTTAATTGATAAGCAGACCATTAATGTTTATTATGATTTCAAAAGGGGGGAAAACCGGTCAAAATGGAGAAATCATGAAAATCGGAAAACCGTCGGAAAAGGCGACTGTATCGACTGCCATCAATGTGTTATCGTATGTCCTACCGGGATTGACATCAGAAACGGACAGCAGCTGGAGTGTGTTAACTGCACTGCCTGCATTGATGCCTGTGATGAGGTCATGGAAAAAGTAGGGCTGCCTAAAGGATTGATCCGGTATGCTACAGAAGCCGAAATTGAAAACCGGGAGAAGTTCAGATTTACTTCAAGAATGAAGGCCACAGCCGCTTTTCTTGTTCTCTTAATAGTTTTGCAGGGATTTTTAATGTATGACAGAGGTTCAATGGAGGCTAAATTTATAAAACCTGCAGGATCAACATTTTTTATCAAGAATGGGAAAATAACCAACACTTTCATCTATACTCTTCTCAACAAAACGAATGAAAAAAAGATTCTCACCATCAGGGTTCTGAGTCCCGACAACGCAGAAATCACCTATTTCGGTTCGGATAAAATCGTTTTGAAGGGAGATAAAATGCTGAAAGGAAATATTAACATTACCTTTCCTGAGCAGGAGATAAAACTGTCCAAACAGAATATAAAGATCGGTGTATTTGATGAAAAGGGAGAAATGCTGGATTCTTTTGAAACCGTATTTGAAGGTCCTTTCAGGCTTCTCCTCTGA
- a CDS encoding AraC family transcriptional regulator yields MDSISVLHMDLFQAGKDTSDFYFNNLKNHLVVGHRHLEKPHRHDFFAAILFTRGTGVHEIDFQRYDVSKGSLFFMSPGQIHSWELSEDIDGYIFFCSQQFYEMHYVNQKLRHFSFFGSVTYPRKLQLTACELERKLYLFKELQNEYLSRDLLKNGLILSLMSQIFIHSARAFSKDADHLASSTSLSYFKHYQDFENLVEQYFMAEKSIAFYSSKMNISSKHLNRIIQTVVQKTATEVITERVILEAKRMLIYLDESLVEIAFRLGYEEYSYFVRVFRKTSGMTPTEFIRKYKA; encoded by the coding sequence ATGGATTCTATCTCGGTGCTTCATATGGATCTTTTTCAGGCGGGTAAGGATACTTCGGATTTTTACTTTAATAACCTGAAGAATCATCTGGTTGTGGGCCATCGTCATCTTGAGAAGCCGCACCGTCATGATTTTTTTGCCGCCATCCTCTTTACCCGGGGCACTGGTGTGCATGAGATAGATTTTCAAAGATATGATGTTTCGAAAGGAAGTCTTTTTTTTATGTCTCCGGGACAGATTCACAGCTGGGAACTGTCTGAGGACATTGATGGATATATTTTCTTCTGTTCACAGCAGTTTTACGAAATGCATTATGTCAATCAGAAATTAAGACATTTTTCTTTTTTCGGATCTGTCACCTATCCCAGAAAGCTTCAGTTAACTGCATGTGAACTGGAAAGGAAACTATATCTCTTTAAGGAGTTACAGAATGAATATCTTTCCCGGGATCTCCTGAAAAACGGTTTGATCCTTTCATTGATGTCACAGATTTTTATTCACTCGGCAAGAGCGTTCTCAAAAGATGCGGATCACCTCGCCTCATCGACAAGTCTTTCTTATTTTAAACATTATCAGGATTTCGAAAATCTGGTCGAACAGTATTTTATGGCTGAAAAATCCATTGCATTTTATTCCTCGAAAATGAATATATCATCAAAGCACCTCAACCGGATTATTCAGACCGTCGTTCAGAAAACAGCAACGGAGGTCATTACAGAACGGGTAATATTAGAAGCTAAAAGAATGCTGATCTATCTTGATGAGAGCCTGGTAGAAATCGCATTCCGGCTGGGATATGAAGAGTACTCTTATTTTGTAAGAGTATTCCGGAAAACTTCCGGAATGACTCCCACAGAATTTATAAGGAAATATAAGGCTTAA
- a CDS encoding DEAD/DEAH box helicase, which yields MELQSIYQKLQIQDMNQMQKSTYKATENQQDVVLLSPTGSGKTLAFLFPVLRNLKKEISGIQALILVPARELALQIEQVFKAMGTDFKVSVCYGGHDKKIEVNNLIEAPAVLIGTPGRVVYHLRNNNFDPKTIKTLVLDEFDKALELGFHEDMEFISSALKGLSQRILTSATAMDEIPAFTGLRNEKLVDFLKLSEVKPDIQLRKVMTISEEKLDTLFHLICKIGNKRTLIFCNHREAVDRISELLREKGIDRETFHGGMEQDERERALLKFRNDSARILITTDLASRGLDVPEVESIVHYQLPPKEDAFIHRNGRTARMNAKGFAYLIMTAEENFPFIKSNTPEESVTEFSKIPEKTPFQTIYISAGKKDKVNKVDIVGYLLKKGELQKEDLGVIEVKDTTSYVAVSRTKVNAVLRKLANEKLKGKKVKMEVAY from the coding sequence ATGGAACTACAATCTATTTATCAGAAACTGCAGATTCAGGATATGAATCAGATGCAGAAATCTACCTATAAAGCTACTGAAAACCAACAGGACGTTGTTTTACTTTCCCCTACCGGTTCAGGGAAGACCCTGGCATTTTTATTTCCGGTTCTCAGAAATCTGAAAAAAGAGATTTCCGGAATCCAGGCTTTAATTTTGGTTCCGGCAAGAGAACTGGCATTACAGATTGAGCAGGTTTTCAAAGCGATGGGTACCGATTTTAAAGTTTCGGTCTGCTATGGTGGTCATGATAAAAAAATTGAAGTCAATAATTTAATTGAAGCTCCTGCCGTATTGATCGGAACTCCAGGACGGGTGGTCTATCACTTAAGAAATAATAATTTTGATCCGAAAACGATTAAAACTTTGGTTCTGGATGAGTTTGACAAAGCTTTGGAACTTGGTTTTCATGAAGACATGGAATTTATTTCCAGCGCTCTGAAAGGACTTTCACAGAGAATTTTAACTTCAGCAACAGCAATGGACGAAATTCCTGCGTTCACCGGATTAAGAAATGAAAAACTGGTTGATTTTCTAAAACTGAGTGAGGTAAAACCTGACATCCAGCTGCGAAAAGTGATGACCATTTCTGAGGAAAAGCTGGATACGCTTTTTCATCTGATCTGTAAGATAGGAAACAAAAGAACTCTTATTTTCTGCAATCACCGCGAAGCAGTAGACCGTATTTCTGAACTCTTACGCGAGAAAGGGATCGACAGGGAGACCTTCCACGGCGGTATGGAACAGGACGAAAGGGAACGTGCCCTCCTTAAATTCAGGAATGATTCTGCGAGAATTTTAATCACCACTGATCTCGCTTCAAGAGGCCTGGATGTTCCGGAAGTAGAATCTATTGTCCATTACCAGCTTCCTCCGAAAGAAGATGCTTTCATTCACAGAAACGGCCGTACGGCAAGAATGAATGCTAAAGGTTTTGCCTATTTGATTATGACGGCCGAAGAAAATTTTCCGTTTATCAAAAGCAATACTCCGGAAGAAAGTGTTACAGAATTTAGTAAAATTCCTGAAAAAACTCCTTTCCAAACGATTTATATCAGTGCCGGAAAAAAGGATAAAGTCAATAAAGTGGATATTGTGGGTTACCTTTTAAAGAAAGGCGAACTTCAGAAAGAAGATTTGGGTGTTATTGAAGTGAAAGATACGACCTCGTATGTAGCCGTTTCCAGAACTAAAGTAAATGCTGTTTTGAGAAAACTGGCGAATGAAAAACTAAAGGGCAAGAAGGTGAAAATGGAGGTTGCCTATTAA
- a CDS encoding helix-hairpin-helix domain-containing protein, whose translation MMRKSYYQKIAFLGIFLIILFVFQKYTGRAKEDFSNVKFISEKNVTPALTDFDPNTLDEGQWKKLGFSAKQISTILRYKEMVGGKFISREQLKKCYAISPEKYSLLATYILLPETNKETKFSGSKNFASTSLVIHKKFNPDLYSQTDWMKMGFTERQAEAILKYRNYLGGSFISKDKFKECFIISDENYIKLAPYLILPDKTPNHFKNDSENKNTSKSKIQYHPFDPNILDVEGWQRLGFSAGQSKVIVNYRDRNLQGSFKNTEEIRKCFVISSEKFEEIKPYIQFNPTTIVKPAGKKTELRQEKTDFSKIDLNKITFKQLLEFGFDERAAGSLIGFRNKLGGFVNKDQILTTYNIDKELTQKLLSIAFLDSSGVQKYTLSDAPEEWLKNHPYFKYSADKIIFYRISEKNDKKIWKFLKLKPEYETRMRLYIK comes from the coding sequence ATGATGAGAAAAAGCTATTACCAAAAGATCGCGTTCCTGGGAATATTTCTGATTATTTTATTTGTTTTTCAGAAATATACAGGCAGAGCAAAAGAGGATTTTTCTAATGTGAAATTTATTTCAGAAAAAAATGTTACACCTGCTTTAACCGATTTTGATCCCAACACTCTGGATGAGGGGCAATGGAAAAAATTAGGATTTTCGGCAAAGCAGATTTCCACAATTCTCCGATATAAAGAAATGGTCGGAGGGAAATTTATTTCCAGAGAGCAGCTTAAAAAATGTTATGCCATATCACCTGAGAAATATTCTTTGTTGGCTACTTATATTCTGCTTCCTGAAACCAATAAAGAGACAAAATTTTCGGGTTCAAAAAATTTCGCATCTACATCTCTTGTGATTCATAAAAAATTCAATCCTGATCTTTATTCACAAACCGATTGGATGAAAATGGGTTTTACTGAACGTCAGGCAGAAGCAATACTAAAATACAGAAATTATCTGGGCGGAAGTTTTATAAGCAAAGACAAGTTTAAAGAATGTTTTATCATTAGCGATGAAAATTACATAAAACTCGCACCCTATCTTATTCTTCCGGATAAGACTCCAAACCATTTTAAAAATGATTCTGAAAACAAAAATACTTCAAAAAGCAAAATCCAGTATCACCCTTTTGATCCCAATATTCTGGATGTGGAAGGCTGGCAACGCTTAGGATTCTCAGCCGGGCAGTCAAAAGTAATTGTCAATTACCGGGATCGGAATTTGCAAGGAAGCTTTAAAAATACAGAAGAAATCCGCAAATGCTTTGTGATTTCCAGTGAGAAATTTGAAGAAATAAAGCCTTATATCCAATTTAATCCAACTACCATTGTGAAACCGGCCGGTAAAAAAACAGAATTAAGACAGGAAAAAACAGACTTTTCAAAAATTGATTTAAATAAAATAACCTTTAAACAGCTTTTAGAGTTCGGATTTGATGAAAGAGCAGCAGGCTCATTGATCGGTTTTAGAAATAAACTGGGTGGATTTGTCAATAAGGATCAGATCTTAACGACGTATAATATCGACAAAGAATTAACACAGAAATTATTGTCCATCGCTTTTTTAGATTCTTCCGGTGTCCAAAAATACACACTATCTGATGCTCCTGAGGAATGGCTGAAAAACCACCCCTATTTTAAATATTCGGCTGATAAAATCATTTTTTACAGGATCAGTGAAAAGAATGATAAGAAGATCTGGAAATTTCTGAAACTCAAACCGGAATATGAAACGAGGATGAGGCTGTATATCAAATAA
- the rluF gene encoding 23S rRNA pseudouridine(2604) synthase RluF produces the protein MEKTRINKYLSEVGYCSRRAADKLLEEGRIKINGIIPEMGTKVSDEDVIEVDGKPIREPEEDHVYIAFNKPVGIVCTTDTKREQNNIIEYINHPKRIFPIGRLDKPSEGLILLTSDGDIVNKILRARNNHEKEYIVRVDKPITPKFLEKMRNGVPILDTVTKKCEVEKIDDMNFRIVLTQGLNRQIRRMCEFLGYEVKKLKRIRIMNIKLDLPVGKWRDLTDEELSVLTRSLESSSKTIN, from the coding sequence ATGGAAAAAACACGTATTAATAAATATTTATCAGAAGTCGGGTATTGCTCAAGAAGAGCAGCCGATAAACTTCTGGAAGAAGGCAGAATAAAGATCAACGGGATTATTCCTGAAATGGGAACAAAAGTTTCCGATGAAGATGTCATTGAAGTAGACGGGAAACCCATCCGTGAGCCAGAGGAAGATCATGTATACATCGCTTTTAATAAACCGGTGGGCATCGTCTGTACCACTGATACCAAGCGGGAGCAAAATAACATCATCGAATATATCAACCATCCTAAGAGAATTTTCCCGATCGGAAGATTAGATAAGCCTAGTGAAGGACTTATTCTGCTCACAAGTGACGGAGATATCGTAAATAAAATTCTGAGAGCAAGGAATAATCATGAAAAGGAATATATCGTACGGGTTGATAAACCGATTACTCCCAAATTTCTGGAAAAGATGAGAAACGGAGTTCCTATTTTAGACACCGTCACCAAAAAATGTGAAGTTGAAAAAATAGATGATATGAATTTCAGAATTGTTCTTACCCAGGGTCTAAACAGACAGATCCGCAGAATGTGCGAATTTCTGGGCTATGAAGTGAAAAAACTAAAGAGAATCCGGATAATGAATATAAAACTAGATCTTCCGGTTGGAAAATGGAGAGATCTGACAGATGAAGAACTCTCAGTTCTTACCAGGAGCCTGGAAAGTTCCAGCAAAACAATAAACTAA